The following proteins come from a genomic window of Magnetococcales bacterium:
- a CDS encoding gamma carbonic anhydrase family protein: protein MPVYPYQGIFPTIHPTAFIHPDAVIIGDVHIGAESSVWPMVVIRGDVNYIRIGERTSIQDGSVVHVSRPSEAAPQGHSTLIGNDIVVGHKVVLHGCRLEDACLIGIGAILLDNVTMGRESIVGAGSLVTPGKNIPAGTMWMGSPARQLRTTSETERQSIRSTADNYRRLAAQYLHELSEQKVTN, encoded by the coding sequence ACCCCACGGCCTTCATCCATCCCGATGCGGTGATCATCGGTGATGTTCACATTGGCGCTGAATCGTCAGTCTGGCCCATGGTCGTCATTCGGGGCGATGTCAACTACATTCGCATCGGCGAACGCACCAGCATCCAGGATGGATCCGTGGTCCACGTCTCCCGTCCCTCGGAAGCCGCCCCCCAGGGACACTCCACCCTCATCGGCAACGATATCGTTGTCGGACACAAAGTGGTCCTGCATGGTTGCCGTCTGGAAGATGCCTGCCTGATCGGTATCGGTGCCATCCTTCTCGACAATGTCACCATGGGTCGCGAATCGATTGTGGGGGCCGGTTCGCTCGTGACACCAGGCAAGAATATTCCGGCAGGCACCATGTGGATGGGATCCCCGGCCCGGCAACTCCGCACCACATCCGAAACTGAACGACAATCAATCCGGTCCACCGCCGATAATTATCGCCGCCTGGCCGCCCAGTACCTCCATGAACTGAGTGAACAAAAAGTAACCAACTGA